In the uncultured Fretibacterium sp. genome, one interval contains:
- a CDS encoding ABC transporter ATP-binding protein yields MARVTLETIEKSFGKIRALKGIDLDVEDREFFVLFGPAGAGKTTILKTVAGIEFPDRGFVRFDGEIMNLVEPAMRNVSMVFENYALYPHMSVFDNIASPMRSPLHREKEDVIRERVQKIADTMGIGHLLERLPSQLSNGQRQRTALGRCLVRSPRVFLMDEPLAHLDAKLRHLMRTELKAMQTQFDTTTIYVTHDYTEAMSLGDRIAILDEGRIVQVGTGETIYYTPVNDFVAKLVGEPEINLVDAELVSVGGEMMMRLGNAPQTFPVPVDVVPVLQELCGSVKNWRVGIRAKNIQYSFEALSDALDGVVYNLEPIGNKSILTVKVGETSYQTVIKNDMKMELDSRIYLRPDMENALFFDGDTGRFVVRHNQAGLLQGR; encoded by the coding sequence ATGGCGCGTGTAACCTTAGAGACGATAGAAAAATCTTTCGGCAAGATCCGAGCGCTCAAGGGCATTGATCTGGACGTCGAGGACAGAGAATTTTTTGTGCTCTTCGGCCCGGCGGGGGCAGGCAAGACGACGATCCTCAAGACCGTCGCCGGCATAGAGTTTCCCGATCGTGGTTTTGTACGCTTCGATGGCGAGATCATGAATCTGGTGGAGCCGGCGATGCGCAATGTGTCGATGGTCTTCGAAAATTATGCCCTGTATCCGCATATGTCGGTGTTTGACAACATAGCTTCTCCCATGCGAAGTCCTTTGCACAGGGAAAAGGAGGATGTCATCAGGGAGCGGGTTCAAAAGATCGCGGATACGATGGGAATAGGGCATCTCTTGGAGCGTCTGCCCTCTCAGCTCAGTAACGGGCAGAGGCAGAGGACGGCTCTGGGACGTTGCCTCGTGCGTTCCCCAAGAGTCTTCCTGATGGACGAGCCCTTGGCGCATCTCGACGCCAAGTTGAGACACCTGATGAGGACGGAACTCAAGGCAATGCAAACGCAGTTCGATACCACGACCATTTATGTCACTCACGACTATACGGAGGCAATGAGCCTGGGAGATCGCATTGCCATCCTGGATGAGGGACGGATCGTACAGGTCGGGACGGGAGAGACCATTTATTACACGCCGGTCAACGATTTTGTGGCTAAGCTTGTCGGCGAACCTGAAATCAATCTGGTCGATGCCGAATTGGTCTCGGTCGGCGGCGAGATGATGATGCGTCTGGGAAACGCGCCGCAGACCTTTCCGGTTCCTGTGGATGTCGTCCCGGTACTGCAGGAACTCTGCGGTTCGGTGAAGAATTGGAGGGTGGGAATTCGGGCCAAGAATATCCAGTACTCCTTCGAGGCCCTTTCCGATGCCCTGGATGGCGTTGTCTACAACCTCGAGCCGATCGGGAACAAATCCATTCTGACCGTTAAGGTTGGGGAAACGTCCTACCAGACCGTGATAAAAAACGATATGAAGATGGAACTGGATTCCCGGATCTATCTGAGGCCGGACATGGAGAATGCCCTTTTCTTCGACGGGGACACGGGACGCTTCGTTGTGCGTCACAACCAGGCTGGATTATTGCAGGGGCGATGA
- a CDS encoding ABC transporter ATP-binding protein, producing MAQLTLKNVCKRYQNKKKNAQDYAVQKFSLNCQDGEFVGILGPSGCGKTTTLRMIAGLEDITDGEIFIGERKINDLHPKDRGIGLAFEDYALYPPLNVYENIAFNLRAQNLSAEEIHRRVTEIAPLMKVDTLLEMKPAGLSGGQKQRVNIARALVRRPQVLLLDEPLSHLDGKMRQMLRVEIKRIHNKIKCTTILVTHDQMEAMSLADRIAIMKDGKLQQFGTPLEVYDNPVNLFVAGFIGEPPMNLINVKISEDNGRFYFMFPRKGIRVPVPDKYRGTVRPGVDVVLGVRPTDIFVGPPTEDSSVCVDVFENLGDEKRISISVGDEDFLTLTTEDECRYSKGDKIALRFHEEKTHIFDPETGEKIMGTGSSKSM from the coding sequence ATGGCACAGCTTACGTTAAAGAACGTCTGTAAACGTTACCAGAATAAGAAGAAAAACGCGCAGGATTACGCGGTGCAGAAATTTTCCTTGAATTGTCAGGATGGGGAGTTTGTCGGTATTTTGGGGCCGTCCGGCTGCGGCAAGACGACGACCTTGCGCATGATTGCCGGGCTTGAGGATATTACGGATGGGGAGATATTTATTGGTGAGAGGAAAATCAACGACCTCCATCCCAAGGATCGCGGCATCGGTCTGGCGTTCGAGGACTACGCTCTGTACCCTCCTCTGAACGTATACGAGAATATTGCCTTCAATCTCAGGGCCCAGAACCTTTCTGCGGAAGAAATTCACCGGCGCGTTACGGAGATAGCGCCCTTGATGAAGGTCGATACCCTGCTGGAGATGAAGCCGGCCGGGCTCTCGGGGGGACAGAAGCAGAGGGTCAATATTGCGCGGGCTCTGGTACGCCGCCCTCAGGTGCTTCTGTTGGACGAGCCCCTTTCCCACCTTGACGGTAAGATGCGTCAGATGCTGCGTGTCGAGATCAAACGTATTCACAATAAAATAAAATGCACGACGATCCTGGTCACCCACGACCAGATGGAGGCGATGTCTCTGGCCGATCGCATTGCCATCATGAAGGATGGAAAGTTGCAGCAGTTTGGTACCCCTCTCGAGGTGTACGATAATCCTGTCAATCTTTTTGTGGCGGGGTTCATAGGGGAACCTCCGATGAATCTCATCAACGTGAAGATCTCCGAGGATAACGGTCGTTTTTATTTCATGTTCCCGCGAAAGGGTATCCGCGTACCGGTCCCCGATAAATATAGGGGAACGGTCCGTCCTGGAGTGGATGTCGTTCTTGGCGTAAGGCCGACGGATATCTTTGTCGGGCCCCCGACGGAGGATTCCAGTGTCTGCGTGGATGTTTTCGAGAACCTTGGTGACGAGAAACGCATCAGTATCAGCGTCGGGGACGAGGATTTCCTTACGTTGACGACGGAGGACGAATGCCGCTACTCGAAAGGTGATAAAATCGCCTTGAGATTCCATGAGGAAAAAACGCATATTTTCGACCCCGAAACGGGAGAAAAAATTATGGGGACGGGGTCCTCGAAATCCATGTGA
- a CDS encoding alcohol dehydrogenase catalytic domain-containing protein — protein MRALVAHAPKDYRIEEVDVPRAGEREIIIKVEACGICAGDTKSYLGAPRFWGEEGRPSYIKAPVIPGHEFIGHIVELGPNVKGDFQIGDRVTSDQIVPCWDCKFCNSGRYWMCQKHDVYGFQYNVNGGMAEYMRLPKEAIVHKLPKDLPMEAAVLVEPYACAKHCIDRSQVGNEDFVVLSGVGCLGLGMIGCLKLRNPAKLVVLDINDQRLELAKKFGADIVMNPAKEKIAPKIMEMTGGYGCDVYIEASGHPSSVQQGLDIIRKLGRFVEFSVFGHPTTADWSIISDEKELDLLGVHLSPYCFPSVIEWIADGRLPTEGVVSHKFPLEKWKEGFELALKGEGAVRVVLVP, from the coding sequence ATGAGGGCCTTGGTGGCTCATGCCCCTAAGGATTATCGTATTGAAGAGGTGGATGTTCCGCGGGCGGGAGAGCGCGAAATCATCATCAAAGTGGAGGCCTGTGGAATCTGTGCCGGTGATACGAAATCCTATCTGGGCGCACCCCGTTTCTGGGGAGAGGAGGGGCGCCCCTCCTACATTAAGGCCCCGGTCATCCCGGGACATGAGTTTATCGGGCATATTGTTGAATTGGGACCTAATGTAAAGGGCGATTTTCAGATTGGGGACCGCGTGACCTCCGATCAGATAGTCCCTTGCTGGGATTGCAAATTTTGTAATTCCGGACGTTATTGGATGTGTCAAAAACACGATGTCTACGGTTTCCAATATAACGTCAACGGCGGCATGGCTGAATACATGCGCTTGCCCAAAGAGGCTATCGTTCACAAGCTGCCCAAGGATTTGCCCATGGAGGCCGCCGTCCTTGTAGAACCCTATGCTTGCGCCAAGCACTGCATTGACCGATCTCAGGTCGGGAATGAGGACTTTGTGGTGCTCTCGGGGGTCGGGTGCCTCGGGTTGGGCATGATTGGGTGTCTGAAGCTGCGCAATCCGGCAAAGTTGGTCGTCCTGGATATCAACGACCAACGCCTGGAGTTGGCGAAAAAATTTGGCGCCGATATCGTCATGAATCCCGCGAAGGAGAAAATAGCCCCCAAGATCATGGAGATGACGGGGGGGTACGGCTGCGATGTCTACATCGAGGCATCGGGACATCCTTCCTCGGTACAGCAGGGACTGGATATAATCCGTAAATTGGGGCGTTTTGTCGAGTTCAGCGTATTCGGGCATCCTACAACGGCCGATTGGAGCATCATCAGCGACGAAAAAGAGCTCGATCTCCTGGGAGTTCACCTCAGTCCCTATTGCTTCCCCTCGGTTATCGAGTGGATCGCAGATGGGCGTTTGCCCACGGAGGGCGTCGTCTCCCATAAATTCCCGCTGGAAAAATGGAAGGAGGGCTTTGAACTGGCCCTCAAGGGAGAGGGCGCCGTGCGCGTGGTCCTGGTGCCGTAA